Part of the Polaribacter sp. Hel1_33_78 genome is shown below.
TCTAAGCTTGAAGTTTTTTTTTGCTACAAAAAAATTTATCTTCAAGGCAATAAGCGCCTCCCCAGAAACAGGGAAGAAAAAATCTCATCAATTATAGGGATTGACTTGTTTCAGATTTTTTTTTATTTTTACCAAAAAGAGATTGTGATTATAAATAAAATAGTAGATAAAAAATTATAGACGCCTTGCCAATAAAATCTATAAAAGTTCCTGTTATCCGGAAACAGAAACCTATAAACAGGAGGTTTATTCTCCATATAACGAGTTGTGCATAATGCGAAAAACCAACCAAAACCAATAAAATGACATCAGAAAATTTCGAAAATCATAACATATTTGACAGGTTAAATTCTTTAGAAGAAATTTTAGGAAATGATGATGTTAAAGATAAAATAGACCTTGAAAAGCTTTCTTTTTTCCAAACAGTTTTCTCTTATGTTAATCAAAGAGTAAAGTTGACAATTCCAGATTTAGTTCAACAAGCGGAATTGGATGCTTTAAGTAACGAACTAAATGCGGGAATAACTCAAGTAAATAATTACGTTGGAAATAATAATGTTGGACATTTAAATAATGCAACTAACAATTTTAATGCAGCGATTAATAGAATTAAAAACTTTCCTATTCCAGTAGCCAAAGTTGACTTTAATTTTTCTCGTAAAATCGCTGACTTTGAAAAAACAGCTAAAAGCAAATATAAATCTTTAGAGAAAGACAAAGACGAACTAAAAACTGAAATTGAAAAATTTAAAACTGACTTAACAACTAAAGAAGCTGAAATTCAAAGGTTACTTAAACTGATTGAGGGAAAAGAAACAGAAATTCAAAATTTGAACTCTACATTTCAGACCAACTTCAATAACATAAAATCAGAACATAATCAAAACTTTGAAAACGACAAGAAGACTTATCGTTCAGAAATAGACAAAGCTAAAGTAACTTTTCGTGAAGAAATTGACGAATTAAAGGAAAGTATTGATACAGATACAACAGAGACTGTTAAACAACTTAACGCCAAACTTACAGAAGCGAAAACGCTTGTGAATTTAATTGGTAATGTTGGAGTTACTGGAAATTATCAAAATATTGCTGATAGTCATAAAAAGAGTGCGAATTTTTGGCGTTTTATGGCAATTGTGTTTATGACAGTATTCTCAATATTGTTAGTTTGGACTATTATTGATTTAAGTGCAGAAGGTTTTGATTGGACTAAATCATTAATAAGAATTATTGCAGCAGCAGCATTGTCATATCCTGCAACTTATGCTGCTCGTGAATCATCAAAGCACCGTAAACTGGAAACAATAAATAGAAATGCAGAACTTGAATTAGCATCAATAAATCCGTTTATTGAAGGATTATCAGACGACAAAAAACAAGTTATTAAAGAGAAATTAGTGGAGAAATATTTTGGAAATAATAAAACTAACGAATTTTTAGAAACCAAAGAAACTGAAGGGTTATCGATTCCAGCAATCGAGAAATTATTAAACGCTATTGCAAAATTGAAAGGATAAAGCACTATGCACAACACCGTATATAATTTATTGCTAGTTCTAGCCTACTTACGAAAATCCTCGCGGATTTCCTATTCGGTTTGTATTTGCTAAATTAGGTGCTTAAAACACGCAACAAACCATATACAAACACGTTGTGCATAATTTAAACTGAACCTCAAAATGCCATTTCCAATTGACGAAAAATATATTTTAGAAACGGAAACTGAATTGAACGTCAAATTCCCATCTGAATTTAAAAACAGAATGATAAAATCAAATGGTGGAGAATTAGTTACGGACGAATTTGAATTTGAACTTTATCCTTTTTTTGACAAATCTGACCGAAAAAGAATAAGTCGAACTTGTAATCACATTGGACTTGAAACAAAAAATGCTCGCGAATGGAATGGATTTCCTGAAAATGGAATCGCAATTGGTTCGGACGGATTTGGAAACTTAATAATATTGATTCACGGCGGAAATGGAATTCTGACTGACAAAGTTTATTTCTGGAATCACGAAATTGGACAAATGGAAAAAATTGCTGAATCGATTAATGAACTGGACGAATAAAAATGGATGAAAAAACTACAGAAAGACTTTTAAAGAATTATTACAATGCTAGAAAAAGTTGGGAAGGTTGGTGTTATCTAAATAATATTCATTTAAAAAAGAATAATTCTTCTATTCGAGAATATGTTGACCAAAATGAACTGCTTTATCATTGTCGTTATCTACTATTAAAAGACTTACACATTGAACTTTATAAAATCATAAAAGATAAAAACTCTACATCAAGAGATAATATTTTTAAATTATTGAGAAGTATTGGTAGTAAAGAAGCTATTCAATTAATAAACGAACTGAACGATTTTAAATCCGAATTGGATTCATTAACGAATACAAGAGATAAATTTTACGCGCATTTAGATGAGGATTATGAAGACTTTTTAAAGTCTTTTGAAATAGAAAATTATTACAAGACATTTGAATATATTGAGTCTGCGATTATGATATTAGGAAAAGAAAAAGAATTGAAGGAGTTACTTAAAAAGATTCCTTCAAGAGATGAATTTGAATTAAAAATATAAAACTATGCACAACAACGTGTATAATTAATTGCTAGTACAAGCTTACTTACGAAAATCCTCGCGGATTTTCTATTCGGTTTGTATTTGCTAATTTAGTTGCTGAAACACGCAACCAATCATACACAAACACGTTGGCAATAATGCGTGAATAATAAATAATAAAAATATGAACGATTTAGGAGGCTCAATTTGGTCAGCTGCAGTATTACTTTTTTTTTTAATGGATCCTTTAGGTAATATACCTGTATTATTATCAGTTTTGAAGGGTATAAGCCCTAAACGTCAACGATTTATTATTATTCGAGAGCTTTTAATCGCTCTTGTAATACTGATTATTTTCCTTTTTGTTGGGCAGAGTCTTTTAAATTTTCTTCATTTACAACAAGAATCAGTTACGATTGCTGGAGGAATTATCTTATTAATAATAGGTCTTCGACTGATATTTCCTCGCCCAGAAGGTGTAATGGGAAAACAACCTGGTGGAGAACCTTTTATCGTTCCTATTGCTATACCAATGATTGCAGGGCCTTCAGTTTTAGCTATGCTAATTCTAATGACTAGTAATGAACCCGATCAGCTGGGTAATTGGTTTTTTGCACTTCTTATCGCTTGGGCGCTATCTGCTTTATTATTGCTGACTGCCCCATTTCTTTATAAAATTCTTCGCGAGCGAGGGTTGAAAGCTATTGAAAGCTTAATGGGAATGATATTAGTTATGATGGCAGTACAAATGTTAATAAATGGTATTAATATTCTTTTCTAATCATTTAATAAAAGCACGTATTGCCAACACCGTGTATAATTAATTGCTTTGGCAAGTGCTTATTTGGAAAATTCCTTCAGAATTTTCTCTGGTTCGTATTTGTTTATTAAATTAGTAGCTTAAACACGCAACAAACCATATACCAAACGTTGGCATTCATATTCCCTTAAATGTTTAAAAAAAAGCAATAATTGTCTTTATCTATTTAAATTATCTTAATTTAAAAAAAATTACTCATGAATCATAAACTATCTCAAAAAAATAGATTCACAAAAGCACATACACAGAATTATAGACAATCTTTTGCTTTAAATAGAAACGTATCGGGTTTCAATATTCAAAAGAAAGAACTTATTTACACCATAGTTTCGGATAAATCTGACGGTGCTTTTATTTGGGATATTGACGGGAATAAGTATATCGATTTAACGATGGGTTTTGGCTCTATACTTTTTGGCCATAATTATTCACCCATCTGTAAAGCAATTGAAAATCAATTAACTAAGAGCTGGTCAGTTGGACCTATATCCCCACTAGCAGGAATACTAGCTAAACAAATTACAACGGCTACAAATACAGAAAGAGCTGCTTTTTTTAATTCTGGAACAGAGGCAATCATGGTTTCTTTAAGAATTGCAAAAGCAGTAACGAAAAAAAAATATATTGTATTTTTCAAAGGCGCCTATCATGGTACATTTGATCCATTACTCACTCTAAGAAGAGATGAGCAAACAAATATTGCCAAAGAATCTATTCCTGGAATTACACAATCTATTTTAAATGAATCTTATGTTTTTGATTATGGTGCAGAAGATTCTTTAGATTTTATTAAAAAAAACAAGGATGATATTGCAGCTGTTCTTGTTGAACCAGTGCAGAGCAGAAACCCTAGTTTACAACCAATTGAATTTTTAAAGAAAATACGAAGTATTACCGAACAAAATAATATTGCACTCATTTTTGATGAAGTAATTACTGGTTTTAGAATTGATGTTGGAGGTTGCCAAAAACTATTTAACATACAAGCTGATATTGTTACTTACGGAAAAGTAATTGGGGGTGGATTACCAATTGGTATTGTCGCTGGTAAAAGAAAATTTTTAGATGCTATTGATGGAGGATTTTGGAAATATGGAGATCAATCAATTCCAACAGCAAAGTCAACTTTTGTTGCTGGTACATTTTGTCATCATCCTTTAGCAATGGCTGCGTCTTTAAAAACATTAGAAATACTCACTAATAATAACGGTCAATTACTAAAAGACATAAACATTAGAACATCTAATTTTTGTCATAGAATGAATGTATTTTTTAAAGAAAACTTTCCAAAGTTGTCAATTGTTCATTTCGGATCTTTATTCCGATTTGTGACACCTGGAAAATATAAAGAACTTTATAATCAACTTCTTTTAAATGGAGTTTATATTTGGGAAGGTAAAAACTGTTTTATTTCAGCAGCACATTCAGATGATGTAATTGCTAAATTGGAGGATAAAATTAAGTTAAGTTGTAAACAATTATTAGATAACGGTATTATAAAAACACGAGCTTAAGCAATTATGAAAAAAGAGATCTTATTTACTGACGGCAAATATTCAATTCAAAGACATCAAGGTATACCTAAAGAAGCATTTCATTTTTTAGATAGTATTGCTTGGGGAAATGAAGGCGCTATCTATGAACACAAAAATACAGAAGAAAATATTAAATTGATAAAAAACCCAGTACTTCTCGCAATATTTGAAGGTGAAAGAATAAGAGCAACTGCTGTTTTTTGCATGACAACTGTAACGACTAATAGAGAACAGTTTAATTGTAATTATATAAGATATTTTGCTTCATCAAAAGAAATACGGGGCAAAGGAGTTATGAAAAAATTCTCTATAAAAGTGATGGAATTAATTCGGGAAAAGGAAAAAGAAAAAACCATTTATTTTGCCTGCATAGAAAGAGCTAATAAGAGTTCTTATAAAGTGGTAGAAAGTGCTGGATACAAACCTTTAGGTAAGGTAAATACATTAGGTTTTAGTCGTTTTTTTCCGAAGACAAATAAAAGCATTAAACAAATAACCACTAAAGAGCAAAAAGTAGAAGTTTTAAATTTACTTGAGCAAACCTATGAAAACCATACTTTAACCCAATTTGATTCTTTATTTATTAAAAACAATTATTTTGTTATTCGAGAAAAAGGACAAATCATAGCTGGATGTCAATATCACCGTTCACATTGGATTATTAACAATATGAAAGGTTTTATGGGGAAAATAATAATGAATATTGTTCCCTTAATACCGGTTATTAATAAATTATTTAATCCAAAGCGATTTGAATTTTTAGCTTTTGAAGGCCTCTATTTTAAACCTGGTTATGAAGATCAATTATATGCTTTATTTGAAGGTTTGCTTGCTAAAGAAAAATTAAAATCTTCTATGTTTTGGTTGGGAAACACCTGCCCAATTCGTGAAAATATTTTAACAAAAGGTAAATTAGGGATGATTCATTCTTTTATAAAAGATTCTGATGTTGAAATTATGGCAGCTTACAAAAATTTAAATGAAACTAAAATTGAGGTTTTAAAATCGAAACCTATATACGCTTCGGCTTTTGATTATATTTAAAATTCATTTTATGAAAGAATATGAAAATTTCGCGAAATTACTCATCAATCCTAAAGGTTCAACTCCTATTTATAATTGCCTACTAAATATAAATAGCGAAAAAAGGAATATCAATTATAATATTGCTTTGGGACAAATCGATGCTTCGGGTGAAAAAATAGCTAGCAATTATCGTTTTCGAACAGGAAGTATTACCAAAACTTTCACGTCGACTATTATTTTACAACTGATGGAGGAGGGATCACTAAAATTAGAAGATTCTTTTCTAAACTGCGTACAAAATGATGAAACAAAAAAACTCTTGTTGGAAATATTATTTTGTGAAACCATTAATTGCTCTAGTCAAATAACAGTCAAAAACTTACTGCAACATAAAAGTGGCTTACGAGATTGTTTTGCTGATGATGAAAGGTTTTTTGCAGACATCAAAAAATATCCAAATCGAGATTGGAATTGGAACAACATTTTAGAGAAGTACTTTAAATATAATTTACATAAAAAAGGGTTATTCAAGCCGGGAGAAAGCTTTTATTATTCTGATACAAATTATGTCCTATTAGCAATAATAATTGAAGAAATAACAAGCAAAAAATATTCTGAAGTACTGGAAGAAAGAATATTAAACCCACTCTCTTTAAATGACACTTATTTAGAATTTCACCAAAATAAAAAAGGTTTTATTCCAATTATATTTCCATATCATGGTACAAATTCATTGAAAAATATAAACACATCATTTGATTGGGGTTGTGGTGGTATAGTATCGTCAACAAAAGATTTGAATGTTTTTATGAGGTCACTTTTAACCGGTCAAGTATTCAATGATATTAAAACCCTCAAGCAAATGATTAATTTTGATGATGGCTCAATTATAGCATCTGAGAAAAAAAAGAAAATAAAGTATGGAATGGGCATTCAACAAAAGAAAATAGGAGAACATAATTTTATTGGTCATAACAGTGCTTATGGAGGCATGGTATTTTATCATGTGGAATCTGATACTAGTTTAGTTCTTAATATAAATCAAGTTATAGCACCTCACAAGGCTGATTGGCTTCTAAAAAAAACGGTTGAAGCTTATTTTTCATAAAAAATAGACACTGTATTATAAACGAAATGCCAACACCGTATATAATTTATTGCTAGTGCAAGCTTACTTATGAAAGCCCTCGTGGACTTTCTTGGGCAGTAATTATATACTAAATTAGTTGCTTAAAACACGCAACAAACCATATATAACAACGTTGGCAGTAATTCTACTCATTTTCAAAAAAATAAATTACTTTGAGGAAACGTTTCACGAAACTTAAGTAGTTTATAATTAGGAAATTAAAAAAAAATATTCAGAATATAAAACCTGTAAATTAATTCAATAAAAAACATGAAGAATATCACGAAAATTCATTGGAAATATAATAACATTCTTACTACTTATTCTTTATTCTTCGTTCTGTTTTTATTATTTAATAAAAACGTTTATTCTCAAAAAAAATCTGATTTATATCAAACACGAGTACTAACAAAAAATGTTTACTCAATAAAGATTGCAAAACAAGTTTATAAGCATTTAAAACAATTTCATTCTTTGTATTCCTATCAAGATGAACTTTTGAAAATTGCTACAGACGCAACACTTGAAAAATATAATAAAAATAGAAAAAGTATATCTAAGGACATCAAAGGTTTAAATAAAATTTTGTCGCGTATTGAAAAACATAATGAAAAATTTCAAATGCCAATATCCATATTTAAATCAAGTAGTTATGACCCAGAAATTAAAATGAATAATTTACTGTCAAAAAATTTTAATAATCAGTTGACTGTACTTATTTCGTTATATAAAAACTCAAAGGGATATCATACCAAATTGAATAATCTAGAAGAGTTTGCTATAGAAGTTAATACTAAAGTTCAATTATCTGCCAGTGTAAAAGAAACTTTATACAAAGTATATAAGGAACTTCAAGATTTTTGTAATATACCTAATACATTAGCAACATTACAAATCTATTCGAAAACATGTCTTCTAACATTAGGAATTGGTAGAGAAACTCACCCTCTTAGTAACAGAATTTTGGTTGATTTAAGAAAGAAATCAACAAGTCTTGATAAACTAATTAAACAAGATAGAATCAAGTTTCACAATTATATTTCAAACACGAAACTTCTTACCCAAAATGTAATTGATTCTTATAATAAAGAATTATCAAAAGCTAGTTATAAAAAACTAAAAACATCTGAATCCATAAAAGATTTTTTTAACGACTTTAGTAAAGTGAGCAATCTCAAAGACAAAATTAAAACATATAATCAAAAATCAAAAAAATACAATTCTAACAATAGTGAAAAACACACTTTAATAGCAAATATTAGACAATTGGAAAACGAATTGTCCAAGGTAATAAAGCAGTTAGATAATTTGAATTTCAAATGCCCGGAAAAGTATAGTTATAATAACTGCAATCATGAAAGTCTTAAAAAAATATACGATCAAAATTTAAACTTACTCAATTCAAACTACGATTACATAAAAAATAAAATCTCGTTTGCTAAATCTCAACTTACGGCATTTGACAAAAAAAGAAAAAAGGAACTAGAAAAACTAAATACCGAATTAAAGGAGCTTGAAGATGTTCAAAAATTTGCTATTACAATGAGCACCAGCAGTGAAAAAAGAGAAAAAGCTGTTAAGACTTTAGAAAACAACTTGCAAGAACGGATAGATAATGATTTTTTAGTCCAAGAACTAAATAGTAAAATTGAATTACTCAATAAGTTAATGGAAAAGATAAATATTATAATATAATTCTACAGAAAATTAAAAGCTATTATTTTCTATAATTGTAAAAAATACTACCGCCAACACCGTATAAAATTAA
Proteins encoded:
- a CDS encoding aminotransferase class III-fold pyridoxal phosphate-dependent enzyme, producing MNHKLSQKNRFTKAHTQNYRQSFALNRNVSGFNIQKKELIYTIVSDKSDGAFIWDIDGNKYIDLTMGFGSILFGHNYSPICKAIENQLTKSWSVGPISPLAGILAKQITTATNTERAAFFNSGTEAIMVSLRIAKAVTKKKYIVFFKGAYHGTFDPLLTLRRDEQTNIAKESIPGITQSILNESYVFDYGAEDSLDFIKKNKDDIAAVLVEPVQSRNPSLQPIEFLKKIRSITEQNNIALIFDEVITGFRIDVGGCQKLFNIQADIVTYGKVIGGGLPIGIVAGKRKFLDAIDGGFWKYGDQSIPTAKSTFVAGTFCHHPLAMAASLKTLEILTNNNGQLLKDINIRTSNFCHRMNVFFKENFPKLSIVHFGSLFRFVTPGKYKELYNQLLLNGVYIWEGKNCFISAAHSDDVIAKLEDKIKLSCKQLLDNGIIKTRA
- a CDS encoding SMI1/KNR4 family protein — translated: MPFPIDEKYILETETELNVKFPSEFKNRMIKSNGGELVTDEFEFELYPFFDKSDRKRISRTCNHIGLETKNAREWNGFPENGIAIGSDGFGNLIILIHGGNGILTDKVYFWNHEIGQMEKIAESINELDE
- a CDS encoding serine hydrolase produces the protein MKEYENFAKLLINPKGSTPIYNCLLNINSEKRNINYNIALGQIDASGEKIASNYRFRTGSITKTFTSTIILQLMEEGSLKLEDSFLNCVQNDETKKLLLEILFCETINCSSQITVKNLLQHKSGLRDCFADDERFFADIKKYPNRDWNWNNILEKYFKYNLHKKGLFKPGESFYYSDTNYVLLAIIIEEITSKKYSEVLEERILNPLSLNDTYLEFHQNKKGFIPIIFPYHGTNSLKNINTSFDWGCGGIVSSTKDLNVFMRSLLTGQVFNDIKTLKQMINFDDGSIIASEKKKKIKYGMGIQQKKIGEHNFIGHNSAYGGMVFYHVESDTSLVLNINQVIAPHKADWLLKKTVEAYFS
- a CDS encoding MarC family protein codes for the protein MNDLGGSIWSAAVLLFFLMDPLGNIPVLLSVLKGISPKRQRFIIIRELLIALVILIIFLFVGQSLLNFLHLQQESVTIAGGIILLIIGLRLIFPRPEGVMGKQPGGEPFIVPIAIPMIAGPSVLAMLILMTSNEPDQLGNWFFALLIAWALSALLLLTAPFLYKILRERGLKAIESLMGMILVMMAVQMLINGINILF
- a CDS encoding OmpH family outer membrane protein, whose translation is MTSENFENHNIFDRLNSLEEILGNDDVKDKIDLEKLSFFQTVFSYVNQRVKLTIPDLVQQAELDALSNELNAGITQVNNYVGNNNVGHLNNATNNFNAAINRIKNFPIPVAKVDFNFSRKIADFEKTAKSKYKSLEKDKDELKTEIEKFKTDLTTKEAEIQRLLKLIEGKETEIQNLNSTFQTNFNNIKSEHNQNFENDKKTYRSEIDKAKVTFREEIDELKESIDTDTTETVKQLNAKLTEAKTLVNLIGNVGVTGNYQNIADSHKKSANFWRFMAIVFMTVFSILLVWTIIDLSAEGFDWTKSLIRIIAAAALSYPATYAARESSKHRKLETINRNAELELASINPFIEGLSDDKKQVIKEKLVEKYFGNNKTNEFLETKETEGLSIPAIEKLLNAIAKLKG
- a CDS encoding GNAT family N-acetyltransferase, whose translation is MKKEILFTDGKYSIQRHQGIPKEAFHFLDSIAWGNEGAIYEHKNTEENIKLIKNPVLLAIFEGERIRATAVFCMTTVTTNREQFNCNYIRYFASSKEIRGKGVMKKFSIKVMELIREKEKEKTIYFACIERANKSSYKVVESAGYKPLGKVNTLGFSRFFPKTNKSIKQITTKEQKVEVLNLLEQTYENHTLTQFDSLFIKNNYFVIREKGQIIAGCQYHRSHWIINNMKGFMGKIIMNIVPLIPVINKLFNPKRFEFLAFEGLYFKPGYEDQLYALFEGLLAKEKLKSSMFWLGNTCPIRENILTKGKLGMIHSFIKDSDVEIMAAYKNLNETKIEVLKSKPIYASAFDYI